The following are encoded in a window of Rosa chinensis cultivar Old Blush chromosome 4, RchiOBHm-V2, whole genome shotgun sequence genomic DNA:
- the LOC112196632 gene encoding protein SDA1 homolog produces MSSHYMTPEPLSASGRSSEKMSLPTLQSKMKCDPEGYETELLLVYNQFKSSLELFKQQADLGFKSVTGSGGSDPTVAKDLADRALFLAHVTPFYPAQLAQFPSQLSEFLHSSARTLPSGLRLHVAQALILLMNRKMVDIADNLGLFMEIQTYGDKALKTLAYNHVIHSIKRMNMKHKNEAKNRVLQNVLFRMLQLEDETKAKRALITLRELHRRKVWFDENTANAICSACFHPSSRIMIACLSFLLDYEKIEEEDDSDASSSDEDTPIKSHLAINREDIYKAHHKGTLASKKKKKAKLQRAIRSLKKQQRITSEKSTSNYHTPLNHLRDPQEFAEKLFSRLQNSTRVERFEVKMMMLKVVARTIGLHRLVLLNFYPYFINYITPHQNGVTELLAAAVQACHDMVPPDAVEPLFKQIVNKFIDDRAQPEAIAVGLNTTREICLRMPLLMTEDLLQDLALYKKSHTKAVSVAARSLIGLFRELNPSLLIKKDRGRQHVDSKARPKAYGEADVLSNVPGLDLLKHDDDNGESDDDDDDEPSVRGTDEMVASSDDEGLQITNTDSGSEDDNMISEDGDEIDENDSDVSGDEDEVEAEDEDEDEEENTEDEEEEFDNNDAKDGGSGVKENIAKKRKFADFDTQLNDAEASLRTLKRLAKENMGPAPSDSTDGFLSNEDFRRIKELKAKQRLAQQGLLKKSSDAKSTAFKIPTSDELSIKRIDPAKLEVHVKRRMTKEEKLALVKAGREDRGKYMARAAVKQKKLGGLSNKQKEHKKAMPLVAKRAKVAKSRVEKRKKQQLSGKNFRGKKAWK; encoded by the exons ATGAGTTCCCACTACATGACGCCGGAGCCACTCTCGGCCTCGGGTCGGAGCTCCGAGAAGATGAGCCTGCCGACACTTCAATCCAAGATGAAGTGCGACCCGGAAGGCTACGAGACGGAGCTCCTCCTTGTGTACAACCAATTCAAGTCGTCGCTGGAGCTCTTCAAGCAACAAGCCGATCTCGGATTCAAGTCCGTCACCGGCAGCGGCGGAAGCGACCCCACCGTCGCCAAGGACCTCGCCGACCGGGCATTGTTTCTCGCCCACGTCACCCCCTTTTACCCGGCCCAATTGGCCCAATTCCCCTCACAGCTCTCCGAGTTTCTCCACTCCTCCGCCCGAACTCTTCCCTCTGGTCTCAGATTGCATGTTGCTCAAGCTCTCATTCTTCTTATGAACAGAAAG ATGGTGGATATTGCAGACAATCTAGGTTTGTTCATGGAGATACAGACTTATGGCGATAAGGCTTTAAAGACCCTGGCATACAATCATGTCATACATAGCATAAAGCGAATGAATATGAAGCATAAGAACGAAGCTAAGAATCGGGTGCTTCAGAATGTCTTGTTTCGGATGCTACAG cTAGAGGATGAAACAAAAGCAAAGAGAGCACTTATCACTCTGCGTGAGCTTCACCGGAGAAAGGTGTGGTTTGATGAAAATACAGCGAATGCAATCTGCTCTGCGTGTTTTCATCCATCGTCGAG GATAATGATTGCTTGTCTCTCATTTCTGCTTGATTACGAGAAGATTGAGGAGGAGGATGATAGTGATGCGTCAAGTAGTGATGAGGACACTCCTATTAAATCTCATCTAGCCATTAATAGAGAGGATATATATAAG GCGCACCATAAGGGTACACTTGctagcaagaagaaaaagaaagcaaaactGCAGCGTGCCATCCGTAGCCTGAAAAAACAGCAACGCATAACATCAGAAAAAAGTACTTCAAATTATCATACGCCACTTAATCATTTGAGAGATCCACAG GAATTCGCTGAGAAGCTATTCTCCCGTCTTCAAAATAGTACAAGAGTTGAACGCTTTGAG GTCAAAATGATGATGTTGAAAGTAGTTGCTCGAACTATTGGGCTTCATCGCTTGGTTCTGTTGAACTTTTATCCTTATTTTATCAACTACATTACA CCTCATCAAAATGGTGTCACTGAATTACTCGCTGCAGCAGTCCAGGCCTGCCATGATATG GTTCCTCCTGATGCAGTTGAACCACTTTTCAAACAAATAGTGAACAAATTTATAGATGATCGTGCACAGCCAGAG GCCATAGCTGTTGGACTGAATACAACGAGGGAAATTTGTTTACGAATGCCTTTG TTGATGACAGAAGATTTGCTGCAAGATCTTGCATTATATAAGAAATCACATACAAAAGCAGTGTCGGTAGCAGCCCGTTCACTTATTGGCTTATTCAGAGAG CTTAACCCCTCGCTGCTGATTAAGAAGGATCGTGGTCGCCAACATGTTGActcaaaggcaaggccaaaagCGTATGGAGAAGCCGATGTACTTAGCAATGTACCTGGTCTTGATTTACTAAAACATGATGATGACAATGGGgagagtgatgatgatgatgatgatgaacctTCAGTAAGGGGCACTGACGAGATGGTAGCTTCCAGTGATGATGAAGGCTTGCAAATAACCAACACTGATAGTGGAAGTGAAGATGACAACATGATATCTGAAGATGGTGATGAGATAGATGAGAATGACAGTGATGTGAGTGGTGATGAGGATGAGGTGGAAGCGgaggatgaagatgaggatgaggaagagAATACAGAGGATGAGGAGGAAGAATTTGACAATAATGATGCCAAAGATGGTGGATCTGGAGTAAAAGAAAACATAGCAAAAAAGAGGAAATTTGCTGATTTTGATACACAACTTAATGACGCTGAAGCAAGTCTTAGGACTTTGAAGAGATTAGCCAAAGAAAATATGGGTCCTGCTCCATCAGACTCGACAGATGGTTTTCTTTCTAATGAGGACTTCCGGAGGATTAAGGAATTAAAG GCAAAGCAGCGATTGGCTCAGCAGGGGTTGTTGAAAAAGAGCTCAGATGCGAAGTCAACAGCATTCAAGATTCCCACTTCTGATGAATTAAGCATTAAGCGAATAGATCCTGCTAAGCTTGAA GTCCATGTAAAAAGAAGAATGACCAAGGAGGAGAAGCTGGCATTAGTGAAAGCAGGGAGGGAGGATAGAGGGAAGTACATGGCTAGAGCTGCTGTGAAACAGAAGAAG TTGGGAGGCCTGAGCAATAAGCAGAAGGAACATAAGAAGGCTATGCCACTTGTTGCAAAGAGGGCAAAGGTAGCTAAATCTCGAGTGGAAAAACGCAAAAAGCAGCAGCTTTCTGGCAAAAATTTCCGAGGGAAGAAAGCATGGAAATGA
- the LOC112196633 gene encoding D-cysteine desulfhydrase 2, mitochondrial isoform X1 has protein sequence MSMKVESFPSKRAISAFKRSFHSGHVLKQCVSNVKLSKEEFVSKLLDRRWTLPSPDAKIHQIMLSTSKVQPQPGRPLSDISFWNNTNPCFSHSMAEKDDSFFIVRDDLLHPLINGNKARKLDALIPLVEDHSVTDVVTCGGCQSAHTAAVAVSCSERGLKPHLLLRGEQPEILTGYNLMSTIYGNVTYVPRSLYANREKMLKSHADYLAGSSGNVLRFDDILEASLNQSDGALNLLQKDANRSDHPRKIVIVNEGAGDVVALLDVILSLGLIRLAQYLSQNHLLGKERVLKFVVDSGTGTTAVGLALGAICLGLPWEVTAVMLADSYDGYRHQEKRLISNFKRHFDTHIDHCFDDIDKGIVHWVERCHPRKFGNVLEGELEACQHIAQQTGILVDPVYTLSAWEMAMALHKKEAEVEGGVQVVMLHTGGTLGMFGLAQRYKSYFSKLKVGSSS, from the exons ATGAGCATGAAAGTTGAAAGCTTTCCCAGTAAGAGAGCCATTTCAGCCTTCAAACGGAGCTTTCATTCCGGCCACGTTTTGAAACAG TGTGTTTCCAATGTGAAACTGAGTAAAGAAGAGTTTGTGTCCAAATTGCTTGATAGAAGATGGACATTGCCTAGCCCTGATGCTAAAATTCACCAAATAATGCTTTCAACCAGCAAAGTACAACCACAACCAGGCAGACCCTTGTCTGATATTTCCTTCTGGAACAATACTAACCCATGTTTTAGTCATTCTATGGCAGAAAAGGACGATTCTTTCTTTATTGTGAGGGATGATTTGTTGCATCCGTTGATAAATGGGAATAAAGCAAGAAAATTGGATGCATTGATTCCCCTTGTTGAAGATCATTCCGTGACTGATGTG GTGACATGTGGAGGTTGTCAAAGTGCCCATACAGCAGCTGTTG CCGTTTCATGTTCAGAAAGAGGATTAAAACCGCATTTACTTCTACGAGGGGAGCAGCCTGAAATACTGACAGGCTATAACTTGATGTCAACAATATATGGCAATGTCACATATGTTCCAAGATCGCTTTATGCCAATAGGGAAAAGATGTTAAAGAGCCATGCTGATTATTTGGCAGGCAGTAGCGGTAACGTCCTTCGGTTTGATGATATTTTGGAGGCCTCTTTGAATCAAAGTGATGGTGCTCTGAATCTTTTGCAAAAGGATGCTAATAGAAGTGACCATCCTCGGAAAATTGTAATTGTCAATGAAGGCGCAGGAGATGTTGTAGCATTACTAG atgtaattctctccctaggTTTGATTCGCCTAGCGCAGTACTTATCCCAGAATCACTTACTTGGAAAAGAGAGGGTCTTGAAGTTTGTTGTAGATTCTGGAACTGGGACAACAGCTGTTGGTTTAGCTCTTGGAGCCATATGTTTGGG GCTCCCATGGGAGGTAACTGCAGTGATGTTGGCTGATTCATATGATGGGTACAGACATCAGGAGAAGCGCTTGATATCCAATTTTAAGAGGCATTTTGATACTCATATTGATCACTGCTTCGATGATATAGACAAAGGAATTGTGCACTGGGTAGAACGTTGCCACCCGAGAAA ATTTGGCAATGTATTGGAAGGGGAATTAGAGGCATGCCAACATATTGCACAACAAACTGGTATTTTAGTCGACCCAGTTTACACACTTTCTGCTTGGGAGATGGCAATGGCCCTTCATAAAAAAGAAGCAGAAGTTGAAGGAGGTGTACAAGTGGTCATGCTCCACACTGGAGGCACTCTAGGCATGTTTGGATTAGCACAGAGGTACAAATCTTACTTCTCCAAGCTCAAAGTTGGATCATCCAGTTAA
- the LOC112196633 gene encoding D-cysteine desulfhydrase 2, mitochondrial isoform X2, which produces MSMKVESFPSKRAISAFKRSFHSGHVLKQCVSNVKLSKEEFVSKLLDRRWTLPSPDAKIHQIMLSTSKVQPQPGRPLSDISFWNNTNPCFSHSMAEKDDSFFIVRDDLLHPLINGNKARKLDALIPLVEDHSVTDVVTCGGCQSAHTAAVAVSCSERGLKPHLLLRGEQPEILTGYNLMSTIYGNVTYVPRSLYANREKMLKSHADYLAGSSGNVLRFDDILEASLNQSDGALNLLQKDANRSDHPRKIVIVNEGAGDVVALLGLIRLAQYLSQNHLLGKERVLKFVVDSGTGTTAVGLALGAICLGLPWEVTAVMLADSYDGYRHQEKRLISNFKRHFDTHIDHCFDDIDKGIVHWVERCHPRKFGNVLEGELEACQHIAQQTGILVDPVYTLSAWEMAMALHKKEAEVEGGVQVVMLHTGGTLGMFGLAQRYKSYFSKLKVGSSS; this is translated from the exons ATGAGCATGAAAGTTGAAAGCTTTCCCAGTAAGAGAGCCATTTCAGCCTTCAAACGGAGCTTTCATTCCGGCCACGTTTTGAAACAG TGTGTTTCCAATGTGAAACTGAGTAAAGAAGAGTTTGTGTCCAAATTGCTTGATAGAAGATGGACATTGCCTAGCCCTGATGCTAAAATTCACCAAATAATGCTTTCAACCAGCAAAGTACAACCACAACCAGGCAGACCCTTGTCTGATATTTCCTTCTGGAACAATACTAACCCATGTTTTAGTCATTCTATGGCAGAAAAGGACGATTCTTTCTTTATTGTGAGGGATGATTTGTTGCATCCGTTGATAAATGGGAATAAAGCAAGAAAATTGGATGCATTGATTCCCCTTGTTGAAGATCATTCCGTGACTGATGTG GTGACATGTGGAGGTTGTCAAAGTGCCCATACAGCAGCTGTTG CCGTTTCATGTTCAGAAAGAGGATTAAAACCGCATTTACTTCTACGAGGGGAGCAGCCTGAAATACTGACAGGCTATAACTTGATGTCAACAATATATGGCAATGTCACATATGTTCCAAGATCGCTTTATGCCAATAGGGAAAAGATGTTAAAGAGCCATGCTGATTATTTGGCAGGCAGTAGCGGTAACGTCCTTCGGTTTGATGATATTTTGGAGGCCTCTTTGAATCAAAGTGATGGTGCTCTGAATCTTTTGCAAAAGGATGCTAATAGAAGTGACCATCCTCGGAAAATTGTAATTGTCAATGAAGGCGCAGGAGATGTTGTAGCATTACTAG gTTTGATTCGCCTAGCGCAGTACTTATCCCAGAATCACTTACTTGGAAAAGAGAGGGTCTTGAAGTTTGTTGTAGATTCTGGAACTGGGACAACAGCTGTTGGTTTAGCTCTTGGAGCCATATGTTTGGG GCTCCCATGGGAGGTAACTGCAGTGATGTTGGCTGATTCATATGATGGGTACAGACATCAGGAGAAGCGCTTGATATCCAATTTTAAGAGGCATTTTGATACTCATATTGATCACTGCTTCGATGATATAGACAAAGGAATTGTGCACTGGGTAGAACGTTGCCACCCGAGAAA ATTTGGCAATGTATTGGAAGGGGAATTAGAGGCATGCCAACATATTGCACAACAAACTGGTATTTTAGTCGACCCAGTTTACACACTTTCTGCTTGGGAGATGGCAATGGCCCTTCATAAAAAAGAAGCAGAAGTTGAAGGAGGTGTACAAGTGGTCATGCTCCACACTGGAGGCACTCTAGGCATGTTTGGATTAGCACAGAGGTACAAATCTTACTTCTCCAAGCTCAAAGTTGGATCATCCAGTTAA
- the LOC112196633 gene encoding D-cysteine desulfhydrase 2, mitochondrial isoform X3, whose amino-acid sequence MAEKDDSFFIVRDDLLHPLINGNKARKLDALIPLVEDHSVTDVVTCGGCQSAHTAAVAVSCSERGLKPHLLLRGEQPEILTGYNLMSTIYGNVTYVPRSLYANREKMLKSHADYLAGSSGNVLRFDDILEASLNQSDGALNLLQKDANRSDHPRKIVIVNEGAGDVVALLDVILSLGLIRLAQYLSQNHLLGKERVLKFVVDSGTGTTAVGLALGAICLGLPWEVTAVMLADSYDGYRHQEKRLISNFKRHFDTHIDHCFDDIDKGIVHWVERCHPRKFGNVLEGELEACQHIAQQTGILVDPVYTLSAWEMAMALHKKEAEVEGGVQVVMLHTGGTLGMFGLAQRYKSYFSKLKVGSSS is encoded by the exons ATGGCAGAAAAGGACGATTCTTTCTTTATTGTGAGGGATGATTTGTTGCATCCGTTGATAAATGGGAATAAAGCAAGAAAATTGGATGCATTGATTCCCCTTGTTGAAGATCATTCCGTGACTGATGTG GTGACATGTGGAGGTTGTCAAAGTGCCCATACAGCAGCTGTTG CCGTTTCATGTTCAGAAAGAGGATTAAAACCGCATTTACTTCTACGAGGGGAGCAGCCTGAAATACTGACAGGCTATAACTTGATGTCAACAATATATGGCAATGTCACATATGTTCCAAGATCGCTTTATGCCAATAGGGAAAAGATGTTAAAGAGCCATGCTGATTATTTGGCAGGCAGTAGCGGTAACGTCCTTCGGTTTGATGATATTTTGGAGGCCTCTTTGAATCAAAGTGATGGTGCTCTGAATCTTTTGCAAAAGGATGCTAATAGAAGTGACCATCCTCGGAAAATTGTAATTGTCAATGAAGGCGCAGGAGATGTTGTAGCATTACTAG atgtaattctctccctaggTTTGATTCGCCTAGCGCAGTACTTATCCCAGAATCACTTACTTGGAAAAGAGAGGGTCTTGAAGTTTGTTGTAGATTCTGGAACTGGGACAACAGCTGTTGGTTTAGCTCTTGGAGCCATATGTTTGGG GCTCCCATGGGAGGTAACTGCAGTGATGTTGGCTGATTCATATGATGGGTACAGACATCAGGAGAAGCGCTTGATATCCAATTTTAAGAGGCATTTTGATACTCATATTGATCACTGCTTCGATGATATAGACAAAGGAATTGTGCACTGGGTAGAACGTTGCCACCCGAGAAA ATTTGGCAATGTATTGGAAGGGGAATTAGAGGCATGCCAACATATTGCACAACAAACTGGTATTTTAGTCGACCCAGTTTACACACTTTCTGCTTGGGAGATGGCAATGGCCCTTCATAAAAAAGAAGCAGAAGTTGAAGGAGGTGTACAAGTGGTCATGCTCCACACTGGAGGCACTCTAGGCATGTTTGGATTAGCACAGAGGTACAAATCTTACTTCTCCAAGCTCAAAGTTGGATCATCCAGTTAA